The Halictus rubicundus isolate RS-2024b unplaced genomic scaffold, iyHalRubi1_principal scaffold0520, whole genome shotgun sequence region CGGTGATCACCCGTTGGCGTCTGCATAAGGTGGCATTCTCGGCGGACATCGTAAAGATGTTCCGGCAAATTCTGGTCCACCCCGAAGATCAGGATTGGCTCCGAATCCTGTGGAGGAATGATCCTGGTGAAGCGGTTACTGATTTCAGGCTCTCGACGGTCACCTATGGTACTGCTCCGGCACCTTACCTCGCAAATCGGGTCCTGAAGCAGCTAGCCGTCGACGGGGAGAGTCGATTTCCGTTAGGAGCACGGGCCGTCAGGGAACATTCGTACGTGGACGACATCCTGACTGGCGCAGATGACCTTCAGCGAGCGTTGGAGATACGTCGGCAGTTGACGGACCTCCTCTCCTCCGCGGGTTTCCAGCTGGATAAATGGGCCAGCAACGTCCCCGAACTCCGCGCTGCGTGCGTGGAGGAGAAGGTCTTCCAAGACAAGGAAGTCCACGGCGCTCTGGGGCTCTGCTGGGACGTCCGGGGGGACACGCTAGCAGTCCGCGGACCTCTTTTCTCGGATGCCGCTGCGTCCAAGTGGACCAAGCGGACCGTGCTCTCCGAGATCGCCCGACTGTTTGATCCCCTTGGGTGGCTAGCTCCGGTCATCGTACGAGCAAAAACGATACTGCAGGACCTCTGGCTCGCTGGAGTTTCGTGGGACGAGCCTCTGGACGCGTCGATGGCTGCACGCTGGTCACAACTAAGGATCGAGATTTCCTCATTAACGGTCGTCACGGTACCGAGGTGGGTTGGGTTCTCACCGTGCATGTCAGACGTGGAGCTCCACGGTTTCAGTGACGCCTCAGAACGAGCGTACGTGGCGGTCGTCTACCTCGTGGTCCGGCGTAAGACGGGATCCTGGTCGAACCTTCTGATGGGGAAGACGCGGGTGGCTCCTATCAAACCGCAGACTATTCCCAGGCTGGAGCTGTGCGGCGCGGTTCTGCTCGCACGCTTGTTGTCGTCTCTGCGGTCGGCTCTGAACTTCGACGAGGTCACAACCCACGCTTGGTCCGATTCGACGGTGACCCTGGCATGGATCCGGACGCATCCGTCGAAATGGAAGACCTTCGTCGCCCACCGGGTCGCGGAGATCCAGAACCTCCTACCTGGGGTCACGTGGCGGCATGTGGGGACACTGGACAACCCCGCAGATCTAGCCACCCGAGGGATATCAGCTGAGGAACTGCGTGCCTCACCTCTCTGGTGGCACGGACCCTCCTGGCTGACCGCCGCACCTGGCGAGTGGCCTGCGACCACTACGCTCAGCCCATGCGAGGTCGCACCGGAACAAAGGTCTGTCGCCGTCGCGCAGGTGGTCGTGGCACCGGAGGAAAACTCGCTGGTCCTCAGGTTTTCCTCACTCTCAAGGCTGACGCGTGTCTCAGCCTATCTCAGACGCTTCATCCACAACACCAGGAGGCCAGCTGTCAAGAAGACCGGGCCACTGTCGGTTACTGAATTAAAAGAAGCGCTAACCTGTGTGGTCCGTGTGACGCAGCGCTGCACGTACTCACAGGAGATCAGAGCACTCACCCAAGGTAAGGTAATCCCGACTTCCTCGTGCCTCAACACTCTGGTCCCGTTTTTAGACAACGACGGGGTCCTGAGAGTCGGAGGGCGCCTACGGCTGTCATCGTTGCCGGAGTCACAGCGGCACCCAGTCCTCATCGAGAGGTCGACCCACCTGGCGACGTTGATCGTACGGGATGCACACCAGAAGACTCTGCACGGGAGCCTCTCTACGACTCTGGCCTGGGTCCACAGGGCCTTTTGGATACCCAGGTTGCGACCAAGGGCGAAGCAGGTCCTACGTGACTGCGTCACCTGCACACGGCTCCGGGCAGAAGTGGGACAACAACGCATGGGAGACCTTCCGCCTTCCCGGGTATGTCCGTCAAAGCCCTTTTCTGCAACAGGTGTGGACTATGCAGGGCCAATCCAGATTCGCACCACCAAGGGCAGGGGTCACAAGAGCCACAAGGGATACATTGTGGTGTTCGTCTGCCTGGCCACCAAGGCGGTGCACCTAGATGCAGTGACTGACCTGTCGTCGGAGGCCTTCGTGGCAGCGTTCCAACGGTTCGTGGCGCGTCGGGGGCGATGCAGCAGCTTGCTCAGCGACAACGGGACCACCTTCAAGGGAGCTGACGTCATGCTGAGGGGAATGTTCCGGGAGGCATCGCAATTCCACACGGCTGTTTCGGAGGAACTGGCCAACGGCGGGACGCAGTGGACCTTCATCCCTCCTTACTCTCCGCATATGGGGGGCCTGTGGGAAGCGGCGGTCAAGTCGGTGAAAAACCACCTTCGACGGGTGATAGGGGAGGCGACACTCACCTATGAAGAGATGGCCACGCTGCTGTGCCGGGTCGAAGCGTGTTTGAACTCACGACCTCTGACCCCGCTGACCGACGACCCACAGGACACTAGTCCACTCACTCCCGGGCACTTCCTAGTCGGCGAACCACTTCACACCCCCCCCCGAGCCTCCCCCCGAGGCAACCGCCTCGTCTCTGACCGCGCGGTGGAGATTAATCCGTAATCTCCACGACCACTTTTGGCGCAGATGGAGAACTGAGTATCTTCACCAGCTGCAGCAGCGTCCAAAGTGGCAACGACGGCGAGAAAACATCGGTATTGGCACGCTCGTTCTCGTCGCCGACGAAGTCACCCCGCCAACCCGCTGGCCACTCGCACGTGTCGCCGAGGTGCATCCCGGACCCGATGGGCTCGTTCGTGTGGTCACTCTACGACGGGGAGACCGCACCTTCCGCCGGACCGTCGCCAAAGTGGTCCCATTGCCGGTCAGAGACGACGAAGGAGGAGCTCAGGGGGAAACATAGTCGGTACAAAATCCGATACGCACGAGGTCACTACG contains the following coding sequences:
- the LOC143364410 gene encoding uncharacterized protein LOC143364410 — its product is ATTSSTSAAYAVSTNRVTLLATARVSLEATNGRTLTVRALLDSGSESSFLSEWAAQSLRLKRRAVRVELTGYQGANVGTARSEVQVTLRSPLDRTFQVAVDALVTKRLIAPTPAQRVLPGDWPHVQGLPLADPHYSEPAQVDVLLGADVCGMLLLEKRSGPAGTPVAVRTPFGWTLLGPVEQPAAARSTRILHVSRQASLPDLQLFWELEEVAPSSPMSPEDLQCEELFSQSTRRDPTGRYVVRLPFRGEERPKVASSRAVALRMLLNAERNRSRDQSLREQYVGFMEEYHRLGHMERARESLMNHEPGCYLTHHAVWKVSDGRKKIRVVFNASLGMGSGGSLNDSLLAGPKLQSDLWAVITRWRLHKVAFSADIVKMFRQILVHPEDQDWLRILWRNDPGEAVTDFRLSTVTYGTAPAPYLANRVLKQLAVDGESRFPLGARAVREHSYVDDILTGADDLQRALEIRRQLTDLLSSAGFQLDKWASNVPELRAACVEEKVFQDKEVHGALGLCWDVRGDTLAVRGPLFSDAAASKWTKRTVLSEIARLFDPLGWLAPVIVRAKTILQDLWLAGVSWDEPLDASMAARWSQLRIEISSLTVVTVPRWVGFSPCMSDVELHGFSDASERAYVAVVYLVVRRKTGSWSNLLMGKTRVAPIKPQTIPRLELCGAVLLARLLSSLRSALNFDEVTTHAWSDSTVTLAWIRTHPSKWKTFVAHRVAEIQNLLPGVTWRHVGTLDNPADLATRGISAEELRASPLWWHGPSWLTAAPGEWPATTTLSPCEVAPEQRSVAVAQVVVAPEENSLVLRFSSLSRLTRVSAYLRRFIHNTRRPAVKKTGPLSVTELKEALTCVVRVTQRCTYSQEIRALTQAAPSPHREVDPPGDVDRTGCTPEDSAREPLYDSGLGPQGLLDTQVATKGEAGPT